In Rhodopirellula islandica, one DNA window encodes the following:
- a CDS encoding cephalosporin hydroxylase family protein: MTPYEEFKAECDHEVVAQGKSQELQDATRNWIHQANAHKYSYHFEWLGRPIIQYPQDIVAVQELIWATQPDLIIETGIAHGGSLILSASLLELNAACGGSQDAKVVGVDIDIREHNRRAIEEHPMSKRIEMIQGSSVAPEIVAQVAELASEKERVLVFLDSNHTHDHVLAELKAYAPMTSVGSYCVVFDTIIEDLPEDMFPDRPWGKGDNAKTAVHEYIGDNDDFLIDKAYNDKLLITVAPDGFLKRTK; the protein is encoded by the coding sequence ATGACACCGTACGAAGAATTTAAAGCCGAATGCGATCACGAAGTTGTGGCACAGGGCAAATCACAAGAACTGCAGGATGCGACACGCAACTGGATCCACCAGGCGAATGCTCACAAATACTCGTACCACTTCGAATGGCTGGGGCGACCAATCATCCAGTACCCGCAAGACATTGTCGCGGTGCAAGAGTTGATTTGGGCCACGCAGCCTGATTTGATCATCGAAACCGGAATCGCCCACGGTGGATCATTGATTCTTTCCGCTTCGTTGCTGGAACTCAACGCAGCATGCGGTGGAAGCCAAGACGCCAAAGTCGTGGGAGTTGATATCGATATTCGCGAGCACAATCGTCGCGCGATCGAAGAACACCCGATGTCCAAACGCATTGAAATGATCCAGGGATCCAGCGTCGCCCCTGAAATCGTCGCTCAGGTCGCCGAACTTGCCAGCGAGAAAGAACGCGTCCTCGTGTTCCTCGACAGCAACCACACCCACGACCATGTTTTAGCTGAGCTGAAAGCTTACGCTCCGATGACTTCCGTCGGGAGTTACTGCGTTGTCTTCGACACAATCATTGAAGACCTTCCCGAAGACATGTTTCCCGATCGACCGTGGGGAAAAGGCGACAACGCAAAAACCGCCGTTCACGAATACATCGGCGACAATGACGACTTTTTGATTGACAAAGCATACAACGACAAATTGCTCATCACCGTCGCGCCAGACGGATTTCTGAAGCGAACGAAATGA
- the rfbF gene encoding glucose-1-phosphate cytidylyltransferase, whose product MSIVLLAGGLGTRLQEETTSRPKPMVEIGGRPILWHIMKHFAHHGQDEFHIACGYMGDFIKNYFLDQYNLAGDLSIDFGRNVVARKETEAENWRVNLFDTGIDTQTGGRLLRLKSRLDSGTFMLTYGDGVSDVNVEELLDFHRSHGRLATVTAVRPPARFGGLIMNGDFVDHFTEKPVSGEGWINGGFLVLEPGIFDYLSSDRDSLEADALERVAADGQLAAYRHDGFWQCMDTLRDKHYLQRLWDEDRAPWRTWDRDVQEPRLRIGPTKAKAA is encoded by the coding sequence ATGTCGATCGTATTGCTCGCCGGTGGACTCGGCACAAGGCTTCAGGAAGAAACCACCAGTCGACCGAAACCGATGGTCGAGATCGGAGGGCGTCCGATCTTGTGGCACATCATGAAGCACTTCGCCCACCATGGCCAAGACGAGTTTCATATCGCTTGCGGGTACATGGGCGACTTCATCAAGAACTACTTTCTCGACCAATACAATTTGGCCGGTGACCTGTCGATCGATTTCGGTCGCAACGTGGTTGCCCGCAAAGAAACGGAAGCGGAGAACTGGCGTGTCAACTTGTTTGACACGGGAATCGACACTCAAACCGGCGGTCGTCTGCTGCGACTGAAGTCCCGCTTGGATTCCGGAACCTTCATGCTCACCTACGGCGATGGCGTCAGCGACGTGAACGTGGAGGAACTGCTGGATTTCCATCGATCGCACGGTCGACTGGCAACGGTCACCGCCGTTCGGCCCCCAGCGAGATTCGGTGGGTTGATCATGAATGGCGACTTCGTCGATCACTTCACTGAAAAGCCTGTTTCAGGCGAGGGCTGGATCAACGGTGGGTTCTTGGTCCTCGAGCCGGGCATCTTTGACTACTTGTCATCCGACCGCGACAGTTTGGAAGCGGACGCACTCGAGCGTGTGGCAGCGGATGGACAATTGGCCGCCTACCGTCATGACGGGTTCTGGCAGTGCATGGACACTCTTCGCGACAAGCACTACCTGCAGCGTTTGTGGGATGAGGACCGTGCTCCATGGCGAACTTGGGATCGCGATGTGCAAGAGCCACGGTTGCGGATTGGCCCCACCAAAGCCAAGGCTGCGTAA
- a CDS encoding GDP-mannose 4,6-dehydratase, which yields MDISNASSATFQPSFWRDRSVLVTGATGLVGGWLVKRLLEAEADVICLIRDWTPNAEIARSGDLDRVTVVRGDICDQECLERVLGEHEVSTVMHLAAQTIVGIANRNPISTFEANIGGTWKLMEACRRSPKVEQIVVASSDKAYGDAKVLPYTEETPLVGMHPYDVSKSCGDLIAQTYANTYNLPVCVTRCGNFYGGGDLNWNRIIPGTIRSVLRDEAPVIRSDGSFVRDYFYVEDGAAAYMHLAEQMAQRPELNGEAFNLSTEIQVSVLELVEQVLATMESSLAPVVLGEASNEIQHQYLDASKAREMLNWQPDFALNEGLARTIQWYQDYFEHHQNQRPVIAKATRSIAAA from the coding sequence ATGGATATTTCCAATGCCAGCAGCGCAACATTTCAGCCAAGTTTTTGGCGGGATCGTTCGGTCCTGGTAACCGGTGCGACCGGGTTGGTTGGCGGTTGGTTGGTGAAGCGACTGCTCGAAGCGGAAGCCGATGTCATTTGCCTGATCCGTGACTGGACGCCCAATGCAGAGATCGCTCGAAGCGGAGACCTCGATCGAGTGACCGTTGTTCGCGGAGATATCTGCGACCAAGAATGCTTGGAACGAGTGCTGGGCGAACACGAGGTGTCGACCGTGATGCACTTGGCAGCTCAGACCATCGTCGGAATCGCCAACCGCAATCCCATCTCAACTTTCGAAGCCAACATTGGTGGAACCTGGAAGTTGATGGAGGCTTGCCGCCGCAGCCCCAAGGTGGAACAGATTGTCGTGGCATCGTCCGACAAGGCCTACGGCGATGCAAAAGTGCTGCCCTACACAGAGGAAACCCCTTTGGTCGGAATGCACCCGTATGACGTCAGCAAGTCCTGTGGCGATTTGATTGCTCAGACTTACGCGAATACCTACAACTTGCCTGTCTGCGTGACTCGTTGCGGCAACTTTTATGGCGGTGGTGACCTGAATTGGAACCGGATCATCCCTGGCACCATTCGATCCGTCTTGCGAGACGAAGCACCCGTCATTCGCTCCGACGGTTCGTTTGTACGCGACTACTTTTACGTGGAAGACGGCGCAGCCGCTTACATGCACTTGGCCGAGCAAATGGCTCAACGGCCCGAACTCAACGGCGAAGCATTCAATCTTTCCACCGAGATCCAAGTCTCGGTTCTGGAATTGGTCGAGCAGGTACTCGCGACAATGGAATCATCGCTTGCTCCTGTCGTGCTGGGCGAAGCATCGAACGAGATCCAACACCAATACTTGGATGCCAGCAAAGCCCGAGAAATGCTGAATTGGCAGCCAGATTTTGCTCTGAATGAAGGATTGGCTCGAACGATTCAGTGGTATCAGGACTACTTCGAGCACCATCAAAATCAGCGGCCTGTGATCGCGAAAGCCACGCGTTCAATCGCTGCGGCCTGA
- a CDS encoding acetyltransferase: protein MIWGSAGHALVLNDIIELQGGRVIQLFDNNKNASSSIPGVELLYGETEFRRWVSELNVPVASVFGLVAIGGSFGRVRNHYHQMLKNSGLKVPSLISSDALVSKASAIGNGTQVLPNAIVASGTRIGDACILNHGSQVDHECELEHGVHLAPGAILCGCVKVGCRSMVGAGATVLPRIAIGADTIIGAGAVVTRDIPDRVIAFGNPARVVRQRREDELGE from the coding sequence GTGATTTGGGGAAGCGCCGGACACGCTTTGGTGTTAAACGACATCATCGAATTGCAAGGTGGACGTGTCATTCAACTGTTTGACAACAACAAGAACGCGTCCTCGTCGATTCCCGGTGTGGAGTTGCTCTACGGAGAAACTGAGTTTCGAAGGTGGGTGTCTGAACTCAATGTGCCAGTTGCCTCGGTATTCGGTCTTGTTGCGATTGGCGGTTCCTTCGGTCGCGTGAGAAATCACTACCACCAAATGTTGAAGAACTCCGGACTGAAAGTGCCCTCGCTTATCTCGTCGGATGCACTTGTTTCCAAGGCTTCTGCCATCGGCAACGGTACGCAGGTTCTTCCCAATGCGATTGTCGCCAGCGGCACTCGAATTGGCGATGCATGCATTTTGAATCACGGATCGCAAGTAGATCACGAATGCGAACTCGAACACGGTGTGCATTTGGCGCCAGGAGCGATTCTGTGCGGGTGCGTAAAGGTCGGTTGCCGATCGATGGTCGGTGCTGGTGCGACAGTGTTACCAAGAATCGCCATTGGTGCAGACACGATCATTGGCGCTGGAGCGGTGGTCACGCGTGATATTCCCGATCGCGTGATCGCGTTTGGTAACCCTGCGCGTGTAGTCAGGCAAAGACGCGAAGACGAATTGGGCGAGTAG